The sequence below is a genomic window from Halococcus saccharolyticus DSM 5350.
TTGTGAACAGGTGTCTCCGCTTTGCGGATCGTGGCGAGCTGCTCGTTATCGTCTCCAACTGGAACGGTCCTCTCTGACAGTATTCTCGGTCAGAAGTGCATAGCGGAGACCTGTCTCCGTACCGACTGCCGCGGTGATTTGATTATATATTCGACACGTCCTGACAACGTTGAGTGCAGCCGCACTATCTGACGCTCGCAATTGATCGTTCCACTCTATGTAACGAAACACATCACCTATTCGAGATGGATCGTGGACTCGCTGTAGCCCGTCGCGTTTACCGATAGTACGTGCACTGCCAAGAGTCCATGACCGCTGCGGCTGTCAGGATCCCTTTCCGAATCTGTGACTACGAGACCACCTTCGCAGGGATTTTCTCCGTGTGGGTCGCTCGGTCGACATGGCAAGCGACGACGGCACCACGATCGGCGTCTGGATCGGGTCGAACGACGATGTTCTCGACGAGTTCGACGATACACTCAACTGTGGTCCCGAGCACGCTGGCTCGCGCTCGGCAGCGGTCAAAGACGCGCTCGCACTTGCGACCGCTGTCGAGGCAACGCTCGACGACCTCGACTACGAGTTCGACTCGCCAGTCTCGAAGCGCCATTTCGTCACCCAGGCGATCCTGAACCAGGCCCAACGAGAATCCGAGTAATTCCCGATCCACGAGTGTTCGAACTACAACCCATAAACTATATGCTGCGATACGAACTCTTTGGGCTCAAAATGACAATTTTCGAATTGTTTCGTCCGGCGAAATCAGCACCGACCAACTGGATAAACGAGCGCGAATAGTCACAGATCCCCCTCGCAAGCACGGTTTCATCGTCGTGGGGGCGGCATCGCTCCCCGTTTTGATCTGGACGTAGCGATACGAGTCGGAACGAGCAACACGGGCCGCATTCCGCCCGTACATCCACGTCGAACCCGTACCGTAGATGATTCCATGTCTCAGTCGACACAGGCAGAGAGGCCCGATATTTCGGTCGATGCGGAGTGGAACCGACTCTATCTCGACGGTGAACACTCGCCGACCGGCCACGATTCGTTCGTGGTCGAAAACCCGGCGACACACGAACAGATCGCCACGGTACCGAAAGGAACCATCGACGATATCGACGAGGCTTACGAGACCGCCACAGCTGCTCAGGCGGAATGGGCGGAGCGGTCGCCCGGCGAACGCGCGGCCGTCGTCTCCCGTGCGGTAGAGGTACTTCGGGACAATCGCGAGAGTATCATCGAACTACTGGCCGTCGAGTCCGGGGCAGCGAAGATAAAGGGGGCGAGCGAGTTCGAGAGTGCCGTCGGCATCACACAGGAGGCAGCGAGCTTTCCGACGCGGATCTCCGGCGACCACCGCGCATCGAACATCGACGGCAAGCAGAACTTCGTCAAACGCGAGCCGGTCGGCGTCGTCGGGGTCATCTCGCCGTGGAACTTCCCGCTGCATCTCTCGATTCGGGCGGTCGCGCCGGCGCTTGCGGCCGGAAACGGCGTCGTTCTCAAGCCCGCATCCGACACGCCGATCACTGGCGGCTTACTCATCGCGCGCGTCTTCGAGGCGGCCGGGCTGCCCGATGGACTCCTCAACGTCGTTCCGGGGCGGGGGTCGGAGATCGGTGATCGGATGGCTGGCCATCCCGCCGCTGGCGTCGTTGCGTTCACCGGATCGACGGCCGTCGGCCGTCGGGTCGCAAAGCAGGCGGTCGATCACCTCGCGTATCCCGCGATGGAACTCGGTGGGAACGGTCCGCACGTCGTGCTGGAGGACGCTGACGTCGAGGAAGCGGTCGACGCTGGCGCGTTCGGCACGTTCCTCCATCAAGGACAGATCTGCATCTCGATCAACCGCCATCTCGTCCACGAGTCACGCTACGACGACTACGTCGACGCGCTCGCCGAGAAGGCGAACTCTCTCCCCGTCGGCGACCCCACGGTGAAAAACACGGTTATCGGGCCGATCATCAATGAGAGCCAGCGCGATCAGATGCTCGGCTACATCGAGGAGACGGTCGAGGCAGGTGCGACGCTCGAAACCGGCGGTGCGGCCGTCTCGCTCGACGATATCGAGGGCACGACACGGGCGGGGGAGCTCGACGCGGAGACCGCACTCGGCGATGCCACAGGACCGTTCGTACTTCCGACGGTGCTCTCGGGAGCGACGAACGAGATGGCAGCAGCGTGTAACGAGCACTTCGGACCGGTCGCACCGGTGATTCCGTTCGCCGACACCGACGACGCCGTCGAACTGGCGAATGACACCGAGTACGGGCTCGCCGCGTCGGTGTACGGAGACGACGTCGGTCGCGCCCAGCAGATCGCCGACCGAATCGACGCCGGAATGGTCCACGTCAACGATCAGCCGGTGAACGACGAGCCGCACGTTCCGTTCGGCGGTTACAAGGCCTCGGGTATCGGTCGATTCAACGGCGAATACGTGCTCGAAGAGGTCACTCGATCGAAGTGGATCTCCGTCCAGAACGAGCCCCGGGAGTATCCGTTCTAATACAGCCCCTGTCGAGGTGTGTTCGGGACGTAGCGTTCTCGAATCGACGGCTGCGAGCCGACAGCTACGAGCGATCGATACTGTTATTCGTTCTGTCCGAGCCGCGAGCGTATGGAAATCACGAACGTCGCGGCGGAGACGGTTTCGGTGCCGGTCGTCCCGCTCGACGACGGCGGACTCGCGCCGTATGTAACGAACCACGGCGAGGTCGAGTCGATGGAGCGGGTGCTCGTCCGCGTCGACACCGACGAGGGGATCTCCGGCTGGGGTGAGATGCGAGTGTTTCTCTCGCCCCGGACGACCGAAACGATCCTGGAGGACGGTATCGCGCCGTGGGTCGTCGGCCATTCGCCGTTCGAGACCGAGTCACTCCGTCGTCAGGTATTCATCGAGTACACGAACGTGGACATGTTCTTCGCGCCGATCGAGATCGCGTGCTGGGACATCGTCGGGAAGGTCCTCGATAAACCGATCGACGAGCTACTGGGCGGGCGGACCGCACCCGGTCTCACTGAACGGACGATCGATCCGAACAGGCAGGAAACGTCGCGGGTCGACGTCGCGTACTGTCTCGGCATCCTCCCGCCGGCGGAGTCGCGCGAACACGCGAGACACGCCCACGAGCAGGGGTACAGCGTGCTGAAAACGAAAGCAGGACGCGACTGGCGCGAGGATGTCGACCGGATCGTGGCGATGCACGACGAAGTCGACGGACGACTCGACTTCCGGCTCGATCCGAACCAGGGCTGGCGATTCGACGAGGCAGTCCGAGTGGCCGCGGCGCTCGAAGATGCGGGGGTTTACCTCCAGTACATGGAGCAGCCGATCCGGGTCGACGCCCACGGAACGCTCGCGCGGCTCCGCCAGCGAACGTCCCAACCGATCGGACCGAACG
It includes:
- a CDS encoding aldehyde dehydrogenase family protein — translated: MSQSTQAERPDISVDAEWNRLYLDGEHSPTGHDSFVVENPATHEQIATVPKGTIDDIDEAYETATAAQAEWAERSPGERAAVVSRAVEVLRDNRESIIELLAVESGAAKIKGASEFESAVGITQEAASFPTRISGDHRASNIDGKQNFVKREPVGVVGVISPWNFPLHLSIRAVAPALAAGNGVVLKPASDTPITGGLLIARVFEAAGLPDGLLNVVPGRGSEIGDRMAGHPAAGVVAFTGSTAVGRRVAKQAVDHLAYPAMELGGNGPHVVLEDADVEEAVDAGAFGTFLHQGQICISINRHLVHESRYDDYVDALAEKANSLPVGDPTVKNTVIGPIINESQRDQMLGYIEETVEAGATLETGGAAVSLDDIEGTTRAGELDAETALGDATGPFVLPTVLSGATNEMAAACNEHFGPVAPVIPFADTDDAVELANDTEYGLAASVYGDDVGRAQQIADRIDAGMVHVNDQPVNDEPHVPFGGYKASGIGRFNGEYVLEEVTRSKWISVQNEPREYPF
- a CDS encoding mandelate racemase/muconate lactonizing enzyme family protein, yielding MEITNVAAETVSVPVVPLDDGGLAPYVTNHGEVESMERVLVRVDTDEGISGWGEMRVFLSPRTTETILEDGIAPWVVGHSPFETESLRRQVFIEYTNVDMFFAPIEIACWDIVGKVLDKPIDELLGGRTAPGLTERTIDPNRQETSRVDVAYCLGILPPAESREHARHAHEQGYSVLKTKAGRDWREDVDRIVAMHDEVDGRLDFRLDPNQGWRFDEAVRVAAALEDAGVYLQYMEQPIRVDAHGTLARLRQRTSQPIGPNEDTYIAHNLRELIERDALDVAVLDMTPAGGIAAVRQLAGIAEDAGVPAAHHCAFDLGIRTAAVLHAVSGIPGFTLPPDTVYYAWEDDVLTERLAVEDGSIAVPDGPGLGVEIDPAKVEEYRVDHD